In Sebaldella termitidis ATCC 33386, one DNA window encodes the following:
- a CDS encoding SDR family NAD(P)-dependent oxidoreductase has protein sequence MKARNVFITGASSGIGKATAYKFAEYGDNLILCARRKENLNEIAQDIKNKWRSHVHIYELDVTNYEDVSSVVKDLEDKDIKIDILVNNAGLASGLDKFQDSSIEDIEKMINTNLKGLIYVTRKVIEQMAGENSGHIINMGSTAGIYAYEKAAVYCASKAAVKTLSDGIRIDIIDKDIKITTIQPGIVQTDFSEVRFHGDSERAEGVYKGIEALQPEDIADVVLYVANQPKRVQITDVTIMANQQGTGFNIYRK, from the coding sequence ATGAAAGCAAGAAATGTGTTTATAACAGGTGCAAGTTCCGGTATAGGGAAGGCTACAGCTTATAAATTCGCTGAATACGGGGATAATCTGATACTATGTGCAAGAAGAAAAGAAAATCTCAATGAGATTGCACAGGATATAAAGAACAAGTGGCGCAGCCATGTACACATATATGAGCTGGATGTTACAAACTACGAAGATGTTAGCAGCGTAGTAAAGGATCTGGAAGATAAAGATATAAAAATAGACATTCTTGTGAATAATGCCGGACTCGCAAGCGGACTGGACAAGTTTCAGGACAGCAGCATTGAAGACATAGAGAAAATGATAAATACCAATCTGAAGGGTCTCATTTATGTAACAAGAAAAGTTATAGAACAGATGGCCGGGGAAAATTCGGGACATATTATAAATATGGGTTCCACAGCAGGTATTTATGCATATGAAAAAGCAGCGGTATACTGTGCAAGCAAAGCAGCAGTGAAAACACTGAGTGACGGAATAAGAATAGACATAATAGATAAAGACATAAAAATAACAACAATACAGCCGGGAATAGTACAGACAGATTTTAGCGAAGTAAGATTTCACGGTGACAGTGAAAGGGCAGAAGGAGTTTATAAAGGGATAGAGGCATTACAGCCTGAGGATATAGCCGATGTAGTCCTTTATGTGGCGAACCAGCCTAAAAGGGTGCAGATAACAGATGTGACAATAATGGCTAATCAGCAGGGAACAGGATTTAATATCTATAGAAAATAA
- a CDS encoding esterase/lipase family protein encodes MKEAIVLLHGLGRRKTSMNKIEKHFKEEYDVYNIGYNSLKYPIEILVEKYLTEIVNELNDKGQKINFVTHSMGGILVRYLFKTHEIKNPGRVVMLAPPNKGSELANKFYKIHGPACAQIMRSRNSFVNRLGEINFECGIIAGGRNYYFFLDKYFKGKKNDGIVAVDSTKVKGQKSFIELEKGHTMIMYSDEVIKKIEHFIKNGKFLG; translated from the coding sequence ATGAAAGAAGCTATAGTCTTGCTTCACGGATTAGGAAGAAGAAAAACTTCAATGAACAAAATAGAAAAACATTTTAAAGAAGAATATGATGTATATAATATTGGATATAATTCATTAAAATATCCCATTGAAATACTTGTAGAAAAATATCTGACGGAGATAGTAAACGAGCTTAATGATAAGGGGCAGAAAATAAATTTTGTAACACATTCAATGGGAGGAATACTGGTAAGATACCTGTTTAAGACCCATGAAATAAAAAATCCCGGACGTGTGGTAATGTTAGCCCCGCCGAATAAAGGAAGCGAGCTGGCAAATAAATTTTATAAGATACACGGTCCTGCATGTGCACAGATAATGAGGAGCAGAAACAGCTTTGTAAACAGACTCGGGGAGATAAACTTTGAATGCGGTATAATAGCCGGCGGAAGAAACTATTATTTTTTTCTGGATAAGTATTTTAAGGGAAAGAAAAACGACGGAATAGTAGCTGTTGATTCTACCAAGGTCAAAGGACAAAAATCATTTATAGAGCTGGAAAAAGGACACACGATGATTATGTATTCTGATGAAGTCATAAAAAAGATAGAGCATTTTATAAAAAACGGAAAGTTTTTAGGATAA
- a CDS encoding TM2 domain-containing protein, whose protein sequence is MGRYDDDFSVFEEKRDRDMARERIERTERNYGKKPVHKVVYALLAIFLGWLGIHKFYAGKPVQGVLCILFCWTYIPGIIGFIEGIAALLKNSGPDDIIYL, encoded by the coding sequence ATGGGAAGATATGATGATGACTTTAGTGTATTTGAAGAAAAAAGAGACAGAGATATGGCAAGAGAAAGAATAGAAAGAACAGAAAGAAATTACGGGAAAAAACCGGTACATAAAGTAGTGTACGCTTTGCTTGCTATTTTTTTGGGATGGCTGGGAATACATAAATTTTATGCGGGAAAACCTGTACAGGGTGTACTGTGCATATTATTTTGCTGGACTTACATACCGGGAATAATTGGTTTTATAGAAGGAATAGCTGCTCTGCTGAAAAATTCAGGACCAGATGATATAATTTATTTATAA
- the rpmA gene encoding 50S ribosomal protein L27: MLLKLNLQLFASKKGQGSTKNGRDSNPKYLGVKRTDGELVKAGNIIVRQRGTKFHAGTNMGLGRDYTLFALTDGYVKFEKFGKNKKRVSVYSERA; encoded by the coding sequence ATGTTATTAAAATTAAATTTACAGTTATTCGCATCTAAGAAAGGTCAAGGATCTACTAAAAACGGTAGAGACAGTAATCCTAAATATTTAGGTGTAAAGAGAACTGATGGTGAACTAGTAAAAGCCGGAAATATAATAGTAAGACAAAGAGGTACTAAATTTCACGCAGGGACAAACATGGGTCTTGGAAGAGACTACACATTATTCGCTCTGACTGACGGATATGTGAAATTCGAGAAATTCGGAAAAAATAAAAAAAGAGTTAGTGTATACTCTGAAAGAGCATAG
- a CDS encoding ribosomal-processing cysteine protease Prp: MIKINIYRKNGKIIRFIVKGHANYGEYGEDIVCSAVTTSATQTLNGILELLKLEPDYKYSEGLIDCNFANIDLKGNEAELNILLESMYKMLEGISKEYSDKVKLIEKEES; the protein is encoded by the coding sequence ATGATTAAAATAAACATTTACCGGAAAAACGGGAAAATTATAAGATTTATCGTAAAGGGCCACGCAAATTACGGGGAGTACGGTGAGGATATAGTTTGTTCAGCAGTGACGACATCTGCTACACAGACTTTAAATGGTATATTGGAATTATTAAAATTAGAACCGGACTATAAATATAGTGAAGGATTGATAGACTGTAATTTTGCAAATATTGATTTAAAGGGAAACGAAGCTGAACTGAATATATTGTTAGAATCTATGTATAAAATGCTGGAAGGAATATCCAAAGAGTATTCCGATAAAGTAAAATTAATAGAGAAGGAGGAGTCCTAA
- the rplU gene encoding 50S ribosomal protein L21 — translation MYAVIKTGGKQYKVQEGTVLEVEKLAADVDSDVELTDVLMIIDGDKVEVGKPLVNTAKVVATVKAHGKGDKKINFKYNKKTYYRKKGHRQQFTRIEIKSITV, via the coding sequence ATGTACGCAGTTATTAAGACAGGTGGAAAACAATACAAAGTTCAGGAAGGTACAGTTTTAGAAGTTGAGAAATTAGCAGCGGATGTTGATTCTGATGTAGAATTAACGGATGTATTAATGATTATCGATGGTGATAAAGTAGAAGTAGGAAAGCCTTTAGTTAATACAGCTAAAGTAGTCGCTACAGTAAAGGCACACGGTAAAGGTGATAAAAAGATCAACTTCAAGTATAACAAAAAAACTTACTACAGAAAAAAAGGTCATAGACAGCAGTTTACTAGAATTGAAATAAAATCTATTACTGTTTAA
- a CDS encoding glycerophosphodiester phosphodiesterase, producing the protein MKKIGHRGVRGIKPENTLESILEAVNLGFDMAEIDIQMTKDGKIIVFHDYDLKRLFNSNKKISELTYEELLTITDEIPLLKEVIKNIKDKNMELNIEIKELFQKNGIIEELIYLLERYSFKEKVLISSFDHVILKEIKKRDKMLKTAVLVASRPADPVSVIKAAEADGYNSLYYFMDKEIISECHKHGYFVNIWTVNTKAEAEYYKNMGVDGIISDYNLF; encoded by the coding sequence ATGAAAAAGATAGGGCACAGAGGAGTAAGAGGTATTAAGCCGGAAAATACTCTGGAAAGTATATTAGAAGCCGTTAATCTGGGATTTGATATGGCTGAGATAGATATCCAGATGACGAAAGACGGGAAAATTATAGTGTTTCATGATTATGATCTAAAGAGACTTTTTAACAGTAATAAAAAAATATCAGAACTCACATATGAGGAATTGCTGACAATTACAGATGAAATTCCTTTATTAAAAGAAGTGATAAAAAATATAAAAGATAAAAATATGGAACTAAATATTGAAATAAAAGAATTATTTCAAAAAAACGGAATTATTGAAGAACTTATATACCTGCTTGAAAGATATTCATTCAAAGAAAAGGTTCTTATTTCGAGCTTTGACCATGTAATTCTGAAAGAGATAAAAAAGAGGGATAAAATGCTGAAAACAGCTGTGCTGGTCGCTTCAAGACCGGCAGATCCCGTATCCGTGATAAAAGCTGCAGAAGCAGACGGTTATAACTCGCTTTATTATTTTATGGATAAAGAAATAATAAGCGAGTGTCATAAACACGGTTATTTCGTGAATATATGGACTGTAAATACAAAAGCAGAAGCAGAATATTATAAAAATATGGGAGTAGACGGAATAATTTCAGACTATAATCTGTTTTAG
- a CDS encoding MATE family efflux transporter produces MENSISLEKDSIGKLLFKFSIPAVVGMLVNALYGAVDTIFVGQFVGTNALAGVGVTFPITNTIMAVGMLVGIGAAARISISLGQKKKNRAEKYLGNAVVLMIIGYALVGILGKVMITGILGYLELNPEVAAYANKFTNIMLIGSIFQIVGLGLNNVIRSCGSPKIAMFTMIIGGITNIILDYIFIVPFKMGVAGAAWATIIAQAVSCIWVTAYFFGKSSLLKMKLKNFKLSSYIVWSIVSIGFAPFMLQMAGSLIQFILSKQIVYAYSSGESDLVIGVMAVISRVTIILLMPVFGVNQGAQPIIGFNYGARQYDRVKKTLKLAMIVSTVLCVSSFIVIQTMPEVLLGLFISKNDMKAIEIGTHAIRIYCLGFAVVGFQVISSSFFQSIGKAAISMVLSMSRQIILLIPFLLILPRFMGSEGIWIAAPMSDFLAFILSVTMISWEMRKIRRMELSV; encoded by the coding sequence ATGGAAAACAGCATATCATTAGAAAAAGACAGTATAGGAAAATTATTATTTAAATTTTCCATACCTGCAGTGGTGGGGATGCTCGTAAATGCACTATACGGAGCGGTCGACACTATATTCGTGGGACAGTTCGTCGGAACCAATGCACTGGCAGGAGTAGGCGTAACTTTTCCTATTACAAATACCATTATGGCAGTGGGAATGTTGGTAGGTATAGGAGCAGCAGCAAGAATTTCCATATCTTTGGGGCAAAAGAAAAAAAACAGGGCAGAAAAATATCTTGGAAATGCAGTAGTTTTGATGATCATAGGATATGCTTTGGTGGGCATTTTGGGGAAAGTCATGATTACGGGCATATTGGGCTATCTGGAGCTGAATCCGGAAGTAGCGGCTTATGCTAATAAATTTACCAATATAATGTTAATAGGATCAATATTTCAGATAGTAGGTCTGGGACTCAATAATGTAATAAGAAGCTGCGGAAGTCCGAAAATAGCAATGTTTACTATGATTATAGGCGGTATTACAAATATAATACTTGATTATATATTTATAGTTCCGTTTAAAATGGGTGTAGCAGGTGCTGCATGGGCAACTATAATAGCACAGGCTGTGAGCTGTATCTGGGTTACGGCGTATTTTTTCGGGAAAAGCAGTCTGCTGAAAATGAAATTGAAAAACTTTAAGCTTTCATCTTATATTGTATGGTCAATAGTATCGATAGGATTCGCACCGTTTATGCTGCAGATGGCGGGAAGTCTGATTCAGTTTATTTTGAGCAAACAAATAGTTTATGCATACAGTTCCGGAGAGTCGGATCTTGTAATAGGAGTAATGGCAGTAATAAGCAGAGTTACAATAATCTTATTAATGCCTGTATTCGGTGTAAATCAGGGAGCACAGCCGATAATAGGTTTTAATTACGGCGCAAGGCAGTATGACAGGGTAAAAAAGACCTTGAAGCTGGCAATGATAGTCTCTACAGTGCTTTGTGTATCTTCTTTTATAGTAATTCAAACAATGCCGGAAGTTCTTTTAGGGCTTTTTATAAGCAAAAATGATATGAAGGCTATAGAAATCGGTACACATGCAATAAGAATATACTGTCTGGGATTTGCAGTTGTAGGATTTCAGGTAATATCATCGAGCTTTTTTCAGTCAATAGGAAAAGCAGCGATCTCTATGGTACTGTCCATGTCAAGACAGATAATACTGCTGATACCGTTTTTATTAATTCTTCCAAGATTTATGGGATCTGAAGGTATCTGGATAGCAGCGCCTATGTCTGACTTTCTGGCATTTATACTTTCAGTAACTATGATCAGCTGGGAAATGAGAAAAATCAGAAGAATGGAGCTTTCTGTTTAG
- a CDS encoding tetratricopeptide repeat protein has protein sequence MKRKFFIVITFMIFSFCLLADTENLKSGIISLNEKKYDESEKYLLKALNEDGNKNAYFYLGLLYNDVGKYDLAEEYYKKAIDEGSKNALNNLAMIYMDQEKYDLAEECYKMAVVKNVKGSVYNLANLYYILEKYDLAKRYYTIAAQEGDADAWEMLRIIELEVSRVYY, from the coding sequence ATGAAAAGGAAATTTTTTATTGTAATAACATTTATGATTTTCTCATTTTGTCTTTTGGCTGATACGGAAAATCTGAAATCCGGGATAATAAGCCTGAATGAAAAAAAATATGATGAATCGGAAAAATATCTGTTAAAAGCACTAAATGAAGATGGAAATAAAAATGCATATTTTTATCTGGGATTACTGTATAATGATGTGGGGAAATATGATCTTGCAGAAGAATACTATAAAAAAGCCATTGATGAAGGCAGTAAAAATGCACTGAATAACCTGGCGATGATATATATGGATCAGGAAAAATATGATCTTGCGGAAGAATGTTATAAAATGGCAGTTGTAAAAAATGTAAAAGGTTCGGTATATAACCTTGCTAATCTGTACTATATTCTGGAAAAATATGATCTAGCAAAAAGATATTATACAATTGCAGCCCAGGAGGGAGATGCCGATGCATGGGAAATGCTTCGGATTATAGAGCTTGAGGTATCAAGAGTATATTATTAA